ACCGACCCCGCCTACGCCGACCTGCCGCAGGGCAAGCCGCAGGCGCTCATCGTCGCCCCGACCCGCGAGCTCGCGCTCCAGGTCTCCGGCGACCTCGCGCTGGCCAGCAAGGACATGGGCCTGCGCGTGCTCACCGTCTACGGCGGCGTGGGCTACGAGCCGCAGCTCGAGGCGCTCGACGCCGGCGTCGACATCGTCGTCGGCACCCCGGGTCGCCTCATCGACCTGGCCAACCGCCGCGCGCTCGACCTCTCCCACGTCCACGCGCTGGTCCTCGACGAGGCCGACGAGATGCTCGACCTCGGCTTCCTGCCCGACGTCATCACGCTGATCTCCAAGACGCCCGAGACCCGCCAGACGATGCTCTTCTCGGCCACCATGCCGTCCGCGATCGTCGCGCTCGCCCGCACCCACATGCGCCACCCGATGAACATCCGCGCGGAGTCGTCCTACGAGAACGCGACCGTCCCCGCGACCGCGCAGTTCATCTACCAGGCCCACGACCTCGACAAGACCGAGATCATCGGCCGAGTGCTCCAGGCCGAGGACGCCGAGAAGATGATCGTCTTCACCCGCACCAAGCGCCAGGCGCAGCGGGTTGCCGAGGACCTGCAGGAGCGTGGCTTCAAGGCCTCCCCGCTGCACGGCGACATGGCGCAGGTCGCCCGCGAGAAGGCGCTGGCGCGCTTCCGCGAGGACAAGATCCAGGTGCTGGTGTGCACCGACGTCGCGGCCCGCGGCATCGACGTGCGCGGCGTCTCCCACGTCATCAACTACACCTGCCCCGAGGACGACAAGACCTACGTCCACCGCATCGGCCGCACCGGCCGCGCAGGCGCGACGGGCACCGCGATCACGTTCGTCGACTGGGCCGACCTGCACCGCTGGAAGATGATCAACAAGGCGCTCGACCTGCCCTTCGACGAGCCGCAGGAGACGTACTCCA
This region of Nocardioides palaemonis genomic DNA includes:
- a CDS encoding DEAD/DEAH box helicase, with product MTTTFRDLGVLPEICDALERAGITTPFAIQEMTLSVALMGTDLIGQARTGTGKTLAFGIPVLQRSVAVTDPAYADLPQGKPQALIVAPTRELALQVSGDLALASKDMGLRVLTVYGGVGYEPQLEALDAGVDIVVGTPGRLIDLANRRALDLSHVHALVLDEADEMLDLGFLPDVITLISKTPETRQTMLFSATMPSAIVALARTHMRHPMNIRAESSYENATVPATAQFIYQAHDLDKTEIIGRVLQAEDAEKMIVFTRTKRQAQRVAEDLQERGFKASPLHGDMAQVAREKALARFREDKIQVLVCTDVAARGIDVRGVSHVINYTCPEDDKTYVHRIGRTGRAGATGTAITFVDWADLHRWKMINKALDLPFDEPQETYSTSEHLFHDQGIPAGTKGRVVDPAPVEKKERAPRERRSSDRSGGGSSDRSEKSGDAPRRRNRNRRRTRGGESVASTETPTS